Part of the Osmerus eperlanus chromosome 22, fOsmEpe2.1, whole genome shotgun sequence genome, ctctccctccctctgtctgtgtcccaGACGCTCCCGCAGTAGcctcagcccccacctccagcacAGCCCAGAACAACGACGACCTGGACATCTTCGGCCCCATGgtctccaaccccctccccgTCTCCACGGCAGCAGCACAGTTCTCTCAGGTGAACCTCGTGCCACATGCTGGCACCCCCGAAACTATGGCTACAAGTGTCTCGTGAAACGAACACGCGCAAGTATAAAGAAACGAAAGCCAAGGAAACCAAATGGGCCAACCAGAGGCCTTCCTCCAATGTCTTccctgtcatcatcatcatcaaggcCTAGCATATTAACCAGGTTCTTCTcggtctccttcctctctccaggcGAGCTCCAGTAACCCCGCCAGCACCCCGACACAGGCCCCGGCAGGCGGAGGGGGCGGCGGGGCCTCGGGCCAGGGCGACCTGGACCTGTTCAGTGAGACGGGCGGCAAGGCGGAGGACGCGGCCAAGAAGCCGCTGTCCAAAGACTCCATCCTGTCCCTGTACGGCAGCAGCAGTATGCCCCAGCAGGCCCCTGCTGGGACGGAGCCATATGCATACGGTAGATgtgacacgcacgcactcacacaccgcAGTTCCTCATAGTCCATTTTCAGTTCTCATACTAAAAGACAAAACCAAAAGCCGAACGGGAAGTGGTAGGAGGGTGAAGCGTAAAGTGACCCTTTTGAAAGCAACTCGGGTTGTTTCActctatcctccccctctctgtctctctctgcctctctctctctctctctgcctctctctgtctctgtttctctctctctgcctctctctctttttttcctctctctcccagctggtATGTTCATGGGCCAGCCCCAGATGCAGTTCCCTGTCCAGGCCCCCGCTGGCTACCAGGCTTTCCCTGGCATGGGCGCCGCCATGCCCCCCACCACCGTCATGGGGGCCATGATGGCACAGAGCGGGGCGGCCATGATGGGTCCCAACACGGGCATGATGGTCGGCATGACCATGCCCAACGGCTTCATGGGCAACGCGCCTGCCGCGGGGGTGATGGGCATGGCTCCCCGGATGATGGGGCCCCAGGGAGGGGCGATGCCCGCGGGGATGGTGCCCGCTCAGGGCATGTATGCCATCCAGCCCGGGCAGCAGGCCCAGTGGAACATGGGACAGGTATGGGAGTTCAATTTTGTGCTGTTTCCAGTGCTGGCTGCTGTTTGTTTACATGAGGCAGAGACGTAGTGTCGATATGTAGAGGagctggaaacaggaagtgtaatCAGTTGGTTGTCGTAGCGATGCGGGTTTCCTCCCCCGTTCTCTTTGTCATTGGTGTTAGATGTAATTAATAGAGTGCTTTAAACCCCTCAACCTCAaccacaacccccctcccctccattctcTGCCCTCCCCAGATGAACCAGCAGATGTCAGGGATGACGCTGAACGGAGCCCCTGGTCAGATGGCCTTTGGTCAGCCCGCTGCAGCCATGGGGGGGTGGGCGCCCCCCCCCTCTGGCCAGACCCTCAGCACACAGCTCTGGAagtgaccccctccccccccccctccctccttaaaAAATACATGGGGTGAAAGGGTGTGcagaggaagatgagaggatTGCTGGATGGGGGTTGGAAAATCTCGTCGACCCCCTGGGAAACCTCACTGAAAACTGCCGCCGGTTTTGTGACCACTGTTCAGAACATCTAACTTGtatctttccctccttctctctttctctctctctctctttctctctctctttcctgtctcgTATCTCTTTCTCGATTGTGTGAGTGAATGGGAAGTCGTACAGCATCGCAGGCTGGCAGTTTGTGCCTGTCGTGTTTTTGATCGtcactcttttttcttttttttttcttcttttttttgaaaaaagaaagaataaaaataaGTTCCGACAACATCCATCGATCAACAACATATCAAAAAGCTGCAGGACCAGTTACACAAGCTTTTATTGTATCATTGTATCATTATTATAAGATTATAAAGAATAAAATGAATAGTATTTAAAGGGAGAAGACATAGCTATCATGTCTGTGAATACTGCTCCCGAATGTACAGCGCTGTATAACCTCTTTTAAAGTACCCGTGGTTCCCCAACAAAAATAAAGAATGGTAAACTTAAGTTGTCTTCACTGGATTTCCTGTTAAAGGTGGTCATGTCAGCTGTCATTATTCAGAATGACACCAAAGTAAACGGTCGTTCCAAAGCTTTTTGGATGCAGGCACCCTGCATTCCCTCTCCTTCAGCCTGCTTCACCTGAGCCTGCTTCACCTGAGCCTGCTTCACCTGAGCCTGCTTCACCTGAGCCTGCTTCACCTGAGCCTGCTTCACCTGAGCCTGCTTCACCTGAGCCTGCTTCACCTGAGCTTGCTTCACCTGAGCTTGCTTCACCTGAGCCTGCTTCACCTGAGCCTGCTTCACCTGAGCTTGCTTCACCTGAGCTTGCTTCACCTGAGCTTGCTTCACCTGAGCCATTGGTTACCAATGGTTTCCTGGAGCTCTGAGCACATGGAGGAGAAGTCCATGGGTGGAATCTCTCACGCAGAGAGCATCACCTCCATGAATACTGCCGTGTCTGATGTGAAGAACAGAGATTGCTGATAAGTCTCCCCTGACACATGTATTGCATTTCATTTGGCCCGcctggggaatcgaaccggcaaccttcagattactagcctcacggctcagccacctgactccccccacTTCCATCTATTAACATCAACCGAAGAGATCTTTATTAACCTCCCTGTTTAAGAATATTTTAACTAGTCCCTTAGACTTAGAGCAGTAAGCTGCCGTTCCCAGTAAAGCCTCTAGATGGCGTAGTTAGCACAGTTATCAAGAGGGTTCTTCTTGCATGGGTCGTGATGCTCTTAAGAagaagaaggggaaaaaaagtggTGGATTTGTGTAAATGCCCCACATCACGTTTGGGGATTCCTACTGCATGATTAGACTGCTATGTCTATGTTTGGTTTCACATATGTTGTATGTGAGGCCATGGGCAGGGGTTAAAATGAATATGGGAATTAATGACACCATTCAGCTTGAATGGTATCCTTTCAAATGTGTCTGACTCATGTTACATTGGGGTGTTATATGGCTGTCAATGGTTGTCTATTAGTTACCTCCCTTGAGTCATGTTTATCCTATGtacaatatttggcatacacacaaacgcacctAGTCACACAGGAAGGAGACATGAGTGGAAAATTACAACTGTGTGGGTTACAGGTTGCCATTGCAACCCTGCAGCAACTCAGACGTCCTGGGCTCGTGTTTGCCCTTTGCAAGCTAACAGTCACGACTTCAATGATGACAAAATTCTGCACCAGGAGAAGTTGACgtccattctttttttttcttctttttttttaagttgacGTCAATTCATGAGTACAGTCACCTCCTTGGTGACGTCACCCAACGGACTTGGTAGTATTGCCATCTGCTGGATGGTCTCAGCCACGTTACATTACGTCATTGAGAGGGAACGGGTGCCAAGACCGGACCCGGTGTTGTGCCCTCAGATACACCCCCACCTGGAAAAGCACCCCATCGCGGGAGCGCGCACAAACCTCTCGAATCAAGAAGTGAAAGATTTCGCTTTGATATCGCAACCAAACGGAGGGGAGACAGCTGTCTCACATTGTATTGTTTAATAAGAGATTAGAAGACTTGCACGTTATTTGTGTAAATAACTGATGCGGAGCGCGAGGGGTTGTTTTTCCAGGTGTGGGTGTATCTGGGGGCACAACACCGGTAAAGCCTGGGAGTGTAGCCATCATGCATACAAACGAGAGAGACAGCCAATCATTgataccagacagacaggctactTAAGATAGACACAGTGCTACTAAAGAATCTAAGTGACTAGCCTATGCCTATATAATACAAAATTACATTATTCCAAACTTATTTGTTAGCAacgttgtttttttttcagttcTTATGGCCTCAATTGTAGCTTACTTTGGTAAAGTTTTGATGCAGAAGTATAGGGCCTACTTAGATGTATTACTAAGAATACGAAACAACGATACATTTTTGGGCAATTTAATGCCCCAACTGTCTCGAGCCTTTTTACTGTGCTGCATAGAGCGCCCACttcgctgtccatggtgctgaacacAATGTTTTTACACAGATCGGGAATAAGGCTTTAAATTAGGATATTGCTCCAATGACACACTGGGAGCTGATATTTAACATCTTTTGATAATTATCAAAAGTATTCAGAAAATACTTGAAATGCTTACACTATTTGTCTAAGATCTGAGACGATTTATCTTAACTGACCGGTTTAATTGTATTGGGACATTTCAACTCTTCAAATGACAAAAACAGATTATTTATTAGCCCACTGGATTAAGTAATTGTTAGCCTGACCGGATCACGCTCTAATTTCATTGAACACCCCCCTTccaaatgtgtctgtgtgggttggTTCTGGGAGAGGCGCGCCCCCTGAATAATGGGAGGGCGAAAAAGGGTTCTGCACTCGTGAGGTGAGAGATCCATTCTCAAATGAGTAAGCGCGCCTCCGTTATGGGAAGGAAGAGACGTGCGCGCGGGGGCTGCATTCCCATTGACTGTTCTATCTCCTTGTCAGCGGCATCAACATAGCGGTGCCGAGGCGGTGgcacagagagtgagtgagagagagagagagagagagagagagagagagagagagagagagagagagagagagagagagagagagagagagagagagagagagagagagagagagagagagagagagagagagagagagagagagaaagcgagagtggGGGTGCAACACACGAACTCCGCTTCTACTATCGCTGTCTAACACAATCCAGAGTCCGGTGGCGGGGGCATCAGAGATCAGCCAAGTGATCCAGGAGTCCCTCGGCTTGTGTCAACTCCTGGCGCGGATATGGGCTTCCCGTAAACTggcggtggaggggagaggagggcaggcggcggggggtggggggaggaacgagagaggagaaaaagccGAGGAGCAACAAAAGCACAACCGTGGGTGCCTGGAATCATGAGCGGGCTTGCACTATTCACAAGAGCTGCCACTGTTGCTTTCGCCGTGGACTATGTCGTGAGGTGTGGCTCGTAACGCTCGGGAATTCTGTCAGTCGAAACGACACGccaaggaggggtggtggtaaaGATGTCCGCCTCAGTGGGGCCCCAAGGCGGCCCTCGCCCACCCACCGCGCCGCCAACCATGCCCGACCTGCCGGATCTCAGCCACCTCACCGAGGATGAGAGGAAAATAATCATGGCAGTGATGGATCggcaaaaggaggaagaggagaaagaagaagccATGTTAAAGTAAGGGGCTACATTTGCTTTTTGTGGAACCTgaaacacacgcaacacacaccccCATTCACGAGACCTGACTGTGGCCAGAAGGAAGACACATGCATGGCCATCCGGCGCTCATTAAAACGAACATGTTACAATACCAATGTGCGTATCCTTTGGCATTGTAGCTACattgcacatacacacccattcAATACAACCCGTTGCATCGCCTATTGTTCCCCCCTCATTTCCGTATACAGCTGTTACGCTAGCGGCGTGCCCTTGCTGGCCGAATTGTCATTGTTGCAAACAATTGGCACCTAAGACGCTAAGAAAAGAGGATTCGGTCATTCCACTCCAAATCACCTCATGAAGACTACGCTTTGTTGAAAATGTGTAGTCGACAGCTATGCCTCTACTCAAAAGCCTTTAGCTGACAAGTAGCCTGCAGATTACAGGTGTCAGAGATCCAGCTATGGATGTACCCTGTAAAATAGACGTGATAGTGTAGGCTATTTCGTGTCAGGCTGTCAGCCCTCTGTGATGAAGGCTGGTCATCGATAAGGATGGAAAAAACGGGGTCAAATGAGTTACAGGTGTAGCGCGGGCGACCGGGGAGACGGGGTGTGACACGGAGGGTGCGCGAGGGATGAATCATAGCCTACCACGCGACTGCGTGtcccccaccttcctcctcctcctctctccttcatcctcatcTCCACTCATCAGCGGACTAGTCTGTGCTTTACCGTCCGTTCGACACGGCGGCTTCCACCGGCTATAGCCCCACAGTCGTTTACTTAGCCTACTTGGTGTCATTAAACTATATACGGGCTGTGAAAGACACCGAAGATACGTTATTCGTGCCCTCCTCCTGCGAGCACCGAGGGGGACACCGACATTAAGCTCTAATGATTCTTCAAAGCCATTTGTCTTCATACTTGACAGTCAGTCGACTCGTGAGACCGTTGTAAAATATTCGACCATGGGGTGTGGTTGAGAATCGAGCTTCATATGATCCCATTAAGACCTATAGGCCGGGTATTTGAACAAGTTATTGAATGAATGATTGAATAGAGGCTGATTGGTTTCGAAAGAGCGTCAAATACTCCCAAGATTCAACAAATCAGTTTGCCATTTCACTCGACAAGCGTGCCACATTTACAGAGCGTGAAGGAGCGGATTGGTATTCTCCCCACGTCAAGTGTCTATTCTTGGCTTCCTCCCTCGTGAGCGCTCGGATTTACTGGGGGGTTCCCACCGGTCGGTTTCCAACACAATGCAGTGACGTCCATCAGACCTGGAAAGAAGCCTCTATATGATTAGATAAtggcagttacacacacacagagtgtgtcTCCTGTGCAGTTAACCATCTAATGAACACATTTTTAGTAAATGTCGATTATTTATTCGGGACTTCTTGAAATAGACACACTGAATGGGATGTGTTTCTTTGCTTGATGACGTCCTTGTTCTTGTTNNNNNNNNNNNNNNNNNNNNNNNNNNNNNNNNNNNNNNNNNNNNNNNNNNNNNNNNNNNNNNNNNNNNNNNNNNNNNNNNNNNNNNNNNNNNNNNNNNNNNNNNNNNNNNNNNNNNNNNNNNNNNNNNNNNNNNNNNNNNNNNNNNNNNNNNNNNNNNNNNNNNNNNNNNNNNNNNNNNNNNNNNNNNNNNNNNNNNNNNATAGAATTGGCAGCGTAGCGCGTACTTCcaatgctctctctgtctctatcttttATCTTATTATATCACGCCGCCACGGCGACCCCGCTGTCTGTCGGGAAACGATGCCTCCCGACGCCAAAATCGAATGCGATGAGGTCGGAGGTGCACTTTCTGGCTTCGACCCGTTGCCTTTAGGGGAGGTTCAGTTGACATAATAAAGAAATCAGGGGAGCTGACAGTCTCTAAGTGCACCTCTCAACCGTCACTGGGAAGTGAGACCGAGCTATTATTAGCCAGTGATTGACTGTGGTGCATACCCACTTTCCACAGAAGCTCAGAGTGTGATCCCAGATATGTCAGTCAAAATGTCAATCATTCGTAAACCCCTTCTTAAACTCTCGCCATAATGTCGACTATGGAAAAGCATggggagggatggtgggtgcgtgtgtgtggcaatTCTCATGCCAACAGTGTGTCAATGTGCATCTTCATTAAATCAAACTGTTTTATGCACCAATCCGAAAGAAAaatgacacgcgcacacaaacacacaca contains:
- the LOC134008749 gene encoding stromal membrane-associated protein 1-like encodes the protein MTTRSEREKAQKLNEQHQAILSKMLREDDNKYCADCEAKGPRWASWNLGVFICIRCAGIHRNLGVHISRVKSVNLDQWTSEQIQSVQDMGNTRARKLYEANLPDNFRRPQTDQAVEFLIRDKYEKKKYYSKNVTNGGSPKEKETKREKESDRGAKLSSYGKSEEPRPLPKVSPAKPTEPSVNLLGLDAPAVASAPTSSTAQNNDDLDIFGPMVSNPLPVSTAAAQFSQASSSNPASTPTQAPAGGGGGGASGQGDLDLFSETGGKAEDAAKKPLSKDSILSLYGSSSMPQQAPAGTEPYAYAGMFMGQPQMQFPVQAPAGYQAFPGMGAAMPPTTVMGAMMAQSGAAMMGPNTGMMVGMTMPNGFMGNAPAAGVMGMAPRMMGPQGGAMPAGMVPAQGMYAIQPGQQAQWNMGQMNQQMSGMTLNGAPGQMAFGQPAAAMGGWAPPPSGQTLSTQLWK